ttctttcccagtgaactatgggagaacttgtctgtcctgcTGGGGTCCCTATGCAAAAGCGTTCTTAGTTCAGCTTCGGAGCAACCAGGGCAGGtgtgggggaattgtgggaaggcattggaggaggGTTACCAGCCCAAGTGAAAGTGGCATCCAGGCTTTAGCCTACACCCCCAGCTGAGCCAGCTACCCCAGGTTTAAAGTACAACTAAAACTTGGGCCAGAAGTTTTTGTGTGTGGTCAGGAGTCAAGTTATGGGCAACACCGAGGTAAGAGTCCAAGTTAACTCTGTAAATCTTGACTTCACTGCAAAAAAGGTGGTTTTTTTACATGCAGATAGCTCTGAAATCCTAATGGAAACAAGACATGGGTTGTTTTTACCTCTATGTAGCTAGTCACTGACAGGTAAAAACTATCTGTGTGGCtggtctccactaggattttggCTCTCTCATGGTAACACACatcaccattttttttttggcagtgaagACCTAAGAGTCCAAGGaggtccagccccagcccagaaaaGGGGAGGAATTTTTACAAAGTTAACCAGCGGAGTTTTACCTTTCGATAAGGGCAATGGGATCTCAACcctagccctcccctccccttggtGTAGTCTCCTCCACCTCTCCCAGACAGGCACTCTGCCCTCTCCTCACCCCAGAAGACATTGAAAGGCTCCAACAGGCTGCTGTGATCCACAAGGCAGGAGTAACGGCCTCCCTCCTTGGGGTCGATCTCCAAGGTTGCCTGAATCTGGTAGGTCCCATCCCCACTGGGTAGGATGTCCCCTCGCTGAGTCTCTTGCTCTCTCGTCTCCCCGTTTTTCATCCAGGTCACAGCGATGTCCCGGGGGTAGAAGCCATAGACCCTGCAGGAGCGCCTGGTGAGCCCGTCAGGGGTTGCCTTGCCCGACACCTCAACGGCTGCGGGTTCTGAAAAGCCAATGGTATTAGAAGTCATTTAGACAGCAGCACTCACATCTATTTACTTCTCTAGCCCCCACTACCATCATGTCTGAGCAACTCACCGTCTTTAATGTGAGAATTAACACAAACACCCTGGTGAGGCAGgcctgttatccccattgtacagatgggaaaccaaGGCTCAGAGAGCCTATGGGCTAGATTCATAAtagtacttaaacattttgaagcTCAAGCACCGGAAAGAAGTTGTGGAGTGTGGGGGTGTGAGAGTCAGAGTTACAGGCAGGGAATAGCCCTCTACCACTCATGGGAAATGGTCCCATTCAGTCTCAGCTCAGGGCACCATGGGGCACAACCAAAATTCTCCATtgccttattatttgtattgataCAAAGCCAATAAGGGAGATGTGCCTCTCTTCCCTGGTCAGGAAGAGTGTTGCCAATCTTTGcaatatttgctgtttttcttaaagccccagctcctggagtcatgggactGCAGGAGACTCTCTGctttcattaataataataaaataaattaagattctaatagggctgtcaagagattttaaaaagtaatcgtgattaatcgcatgattaatcacactgttaaacaataacagaataccgtttatttaaatatttttggatgttttctaaattttcaaatatattgatttcaactacaacacagaatacgaagtgtacagtgctcactttatatttattttttattaaatatttgctctgtaaaaaaaacaaaagaaataggatttttcaattcacctaatacaagtactgtagattaatctctttatcatgaaagttgaacttacaaatgtagaattatgtacaaaataactgcattcaaaaataaaacaacgtaaaattttagagcctacaagtccactcagtcctacttcttgttcagacaattgctcagacaaataagtctgtttacatttgcaggagataatgctgcccgcttcttgtttacaatgtcaccagaaagtgagaacaggcatttgcatggcacttttgtagccagcattgcaagatatttatgtgccagatgcagtgaagatttgtatgtcccttcatgcttcaaccaccatacCAGggaacatgcgtccatgctgatgacaggttctgctcgataacaatccaaagcagagtggactgaaacatgttcattttcatcatctgaatcagatgccaccagcagaaggttgattttctattttggtggtttgggttctgtagtttccacatcggagtgttgctcttttaagacttctgaaagcatgctccacacctcatccctctcagattttggaagacacttcagattcttaaaccttgggttgagtgctgtagctatctttagaaatctcacattggtaccttctttgcattttgtcaaatctgcagcgaaagtgcTCTTAAGATGAACAtgggctgggtcatcatccgagactgctatagcatgaaatatatggcagaatgcggataaaaCAGCGAAGGggatatacaattctcccccagtgagttctgtcacaaatttaattaacgcattttttaaatgagtgtcatcagcatggaaacatgtcctctggaatagtggccaaagcatgaaagggcatatgaatgtttagcatatttggcacgtaaataccttgcaatgctggctacaaaagtgccatgcaaatgcctgttctcactttctgttgacgttgtaaataagaagtgggcagcattatctcctgtaaatgtaaacaaacttgtttgtctagcgattggctgaacaagaagtaggactgagtggacgtgtaggctctgaagttttacagttttgtttttgagtgcaatcaTGTAacaaaaaagtctacatttgtaagttgcactttcacaacaaagtgattgtactacagtacttgtatgaagtgaattgaaaaatactatttatcatttttacggtgaaaatatctgtaataaaagaTAATATACacttttatttcaattacaacacataatacaatatatatgaaaatgtagaaaaacatccaaaatatttaataaaatttcaattggtattctattgtttaacagtgcgattaatcacggttaattttttaaattgtgattaatttttttgagttaatcacgtgagttaactgtgattaatcgacagccctagtctCTTAAGCTTTATGGTTGAgaagaaaagcttggaaatgcAAACCCTGGAGACTAAAGGCttatctacacagggaaattgagCACAGTAAGTGTTGCAGAATAAGCTATTCTGCAATTGTTATGGAATAATTCCcctgtggacacacttattccagAATGGGATCCATTCTGCAATAGCTGCTGTGGTCAATTTTCATGCATACACAAGCCCTCAGTAACCAGAagccaaataaaaagaacctcacattgaaaaaaaaatctcatgatttaagCCAATCTCGTGATTTTTGGGGCCTGAATCATGATTTTGCAATACTTGGAGTAGACAAATACCGGAGTCAGAGAAACTATTTACAGAAACAAAAGTGACACTGTTTTGTGAAACTGATGGAACTGAACTTTTTAGAGCAGGGAGCTCATTTCATTCTGATGGTGTGGGTGGGAGGTCAATAACTGAAGGTCTGTGCTTCAGATACCAAGGTAATAGGTGCCTTAGAAGACCCCCTGACTGAGCAAGGAGAGCGCTGGTGGAGACCATTGCGGGTTTTCCCTCTTGTAAAGCTCTTATGAATTTCTAGGACAGAAAGTGGAAGAGAAATAAGGGAATTTGTACAGCAGGGTCTGAAACAGGAGTTTGGGAACACTGAAGTTTAATTTGAGGAAGTATGTACTGGAGGAACCAGAAACTCCTTGAGTGAGGAACATCCTCCTCCCTACCAAGTTAGAAGGCTCCTTGGGGCATGGACAGTCTTTGtcctgtgttcgtacagcacctagcacgatggggtcctgtgccatgactggggctcctaggcgctACTACAATAcaggtaataaataataatgacttAGAGCTGGAAGCTGCATTGAGAAGAGATTTACAGACAATGATTTAGTCATTTGTCTGATGGTGTCTCTGATTCCTTTACCCCTCAGACACAGGATGGGAGGTGGACATAGATCAGCTAAACTGCTCCCCTTTGCCACTCAGATCGGGGTTGGACAGAGATTCTCTGAAGCAGGAGAGGGGAAATACCCTATTACCAAGTCTCGGGCTGTGTTTCCCGACCTTTTTGCTAACAGGGATCAGGTTACTGTCTTCCTAAACTGTGTAGGGAGACCTCAGGGACTGGCACTGGTCCATGGACTGCTCGTTCAGaaacatggatggtgtgtggctcTAGCATTTAGAGAGTCTGGCCCGAGTGCTGGAAGCTCCACCGGCACCCAGAccatggccccgccccctgtGCGGCTGCctcctgaggccccgcccacactccactCCCACTCCGCCCCAGGCCCCACTCACACTCGGCGCTCTCACCCATTAAGTCCCTCCCCTCCTTCACCCCCCTCCGCAAGTCCCTCGACCCcgccctccctgagacccccaccGTTCACTgtgtccctcctctcccaccccatggaggaagggaaggactcACAAGCAGTGGGTGCCTCGgggcggggcagagcagggatgggaagaggtggagcgtgggcagggccacaggggaaAAGCAGGAGGGGCATCAGAGGCTgagcacaggcagggccaccaCAGCCCAGGTGTCCGCGCTCTCGAAGGCAGCAGGGTTGGTGGCTGAAGCCTCctctggcctattatacctgaGTGCAGCCTATAGCTCTCGGGCAGGGGTCTTCAACCTTTTTACAACCAAGATCACTTTCTGAATTTAAGGGAAACCCAGgatctgccccaccccttccccgaagccctgcccactcactccatcccccccacctccgttgctcactctcccacaccctcagtcacattcaccaggctggggcagggggttatggtgcaggaggtggtgcgggctctgggctggggccaaggggtttgcagtgtgggaggttgtGAGGACCTGGGCCTGTTCTTACTGGGGGCTGTGAGTGCTGAGTGGGGGGGGTTGGCCTAGGAGGACGATcagcattgggggatgggagactggctggaGGGAGGCGACCTGAGCAGGTAACGtgagaccccaggaaggggggagaggccaggggacccctctgcccgggaagctggacaaaggctggggagggaggggagtttcaggagctggctggggaatggaggggacagacggggctctgaccccccaagggggctgtggAGCCCCTGGGACCTCAAGATGAACCTaactggggaggatcctgttgtctgggCCTGCAAAacctgtctgggactgtgttcctgtcggctaataaaccttctgctttcctggctggctgagagtcctggtgaatcgcaggcagccgggggtgcaggaccctgtgtccccccacactccatgacagaggtggctctgggctgagcctggggcaggggtgcaggagggggtgaggggtgcaagctctgggagggagtttgggtgcagtagggggttcagggctggggcacagtgcaggagggggtatggggtacTGGATCTGGGAggtggggtcagagctggggcagggggttggggtccaggaggaggtctggggtgttggctatgggagggggctcaatgCTAGGGTGCGGGCTTCTGCCGAGCAgcacttacctcgggtggctctgGGTCAGCAGTGCAGCGAAGGCTAAGgcatgctccctgcctgccccggccccacatcGCTCCCAGAAGAGACCAACATGCCAGCAAGGCCCCTGGGGGGGCACgtggctccacacgctgcccctctctgcagggactgcccccaaagctcccattggccacagtttcccgttcccggacaatgggagctgtgggggcggtgttTGCAGGTAGGAGCAGCGCACAGAGACTCCTAATTCACCCCTCACCTCTCCCTTGAAGAGCCTCCTTCCCATACCGGTGGTATTTTCTTAGCCACTCAATACACTCCTTCTCTGTGTACTGCTTCCGATACTGAAGATCGGCTGTATCCGCATTCCACCTGCGCTGGGTGATCTCAGCTTCCTTGACCGCAGCTACCCATGTGGAAGTGTTCATATCGAAGCTGAGGAAGTCGTCCCCATCATATGCAAGTTGCCGGGACCCCCCAATGCTGCCATCCTTCCGAATCTCACAGCCGCTCCTGCGCTGCAGAGTGTGAAACCCTGAAACACACacaagagcctgatcctgcagtcatttACAACTAGGCATGCAGTGCAGTGGGATTTCAAAAAAAATACCTATGTGACTTAGAAGCGCAATTCCCATTATACATAGTTAATTCAATTAACTTAAATTCTAATAACTATTTTGAAAACTAAAATGCCCTCTAATCAATTATGTTGGCCTCACCCTGGCCTCTAATATGGCTCCTTTGTGCCACTAGGTGTGACAAAGGGTCACTAAAGCAAGTGAAAATTTACTCAAGGTGGGGACAAACCTGGGGGGTACAAAGCTGAATAGCTGGCAGTAGGCCACCCCACTTTCTCacgcaggtctacactagaaacgctGCATCAGTGCGGCTGCACTGCTGTAGGGTGTTAATGCAGATGCTCAAAGCTGATGGGCGAGAGCTTTGTCTGTTGGCTTAGTGTATCCATCTCCGCGAGAGGTGGTAGCTCTgccggtgggagaagctctcatGCCAACATAGCGTCGCCCACACCAGTGCTtaagtcagtataactacatcactcaggggtatggattagtcacacccctgagcaacctagttatactgaagtaattttgtagtgtagaccagggctcaagTCCTTGTGgagggctgcagagagagagagattgtggcTACAGTGTAACCCCCATCTGGAGTAATAGCCCCTCATGGGCTGCTGCAAACTGGCATACTTTTCAGCAGTCCTAAGGCTGGGACTGGGGAATgtgaaccagacccaggactgggGGATGTAAATGTGGTTTACAGAGGAATTCTGCTCTGGTGATTTTGGGGATTCAGCCCAGGGAGTGCAAAGTGAGCATAAAATATTTCCACCTTTGTGAATGGAGAATTCTGGCACGGTACTATTAGTCACCCACTTTCCAGAGGTGTGAATGATGACACAAGGTGCAGGACAGGTGAGAGTCAGGCACAGTGCGTTTCTATCTGGAAAACGCCACCCTGAGCAGAACGATTCTCCTTCTGCTCTTTCCTTGTACTTTCTACATTGTGCCTCAGGTCTAATAAAACATACACGGAAGTGAAACGAGGGATGTGATCTAGAGATGACTGGCTGTGAAGTCAGGGTAACTAACACACAAGCATTATAAATATTCCTCTCTCCATTAGGCCTGTAGGGTTGGTTATTTCTCTCAAACTCACCCCCGGTCTGATTGTAGCGCTCCATTAAAATTCTCATGCTGGTTCTGAACACCTGCTGTTGTGCGATTCCAAGTTTGGTACCACTCTCCCAGTAATCAGCACCCACATTGTCCTTTATCCACTGGGCTCGTGGTTTAAACAGCCCACTGTCACTATCACACTCAACAAAGAGGTTGTCATCGAGATACCCGACAGAGGCATATGCTGGGAGTCCAGGTTCAGGATTAGAGACTGCAGTGTGGAAATACTGTAGGGAATGAGTtgctgagacagagagagaggaaaaaaaagacatCAGTAAACAGGGATCGCTATTACTGACCTTCTCCAAGCTGCACAAACAccactgagggcatgtctacactggcagagttacagcactGGCAGTTATAGCGcagctcagagagcgctgaagggaaaccgctgttgtgttttcacactgtcagctgcctgcacaatagtgtgttcacacttgAGGCACTTGCAGTGCTATttggagtggtgcactctgggtagctatcccatagagTACCTCTTCCTCATCTGCCGCTAAAatttgtgggaaggcggaggggttCGCGGGGCATCGTGGGTCCTGTCCCAGtgatgccccgtgatgcattgcttcacatcccagcaatccctgtgctttcGTCttcatttggcgccatctttcaatggtttgtgtactgtgcgccctgccctgcctcttcaatctgcaggaatggatctcaaactgttgaccaatatgctgcttgcTCCAATTAAcacatcacgagtggcagtggagttattccttaagctACAAAGGAAAGAGGAGTGCGACAGTCATCTCACCACACACAGTAGCTACAACACGAGAATGCTTGTGGCactcacggaggtgctgaccacagtggaacgccaattttgggctcgggaaacaagcattgAGTGGTGAGATCACATCGTgttgcacgtctgggatgatgagcagtggctgcagaactttcgaatgaggaaagccacattcatgggactgagtgatgagctcaccccagctcTGTGacacaaggacacgagaatgagaacTGCCTTGTCGCTGGAGAAGCatgtggtgattgcactgtggaagctgggtACTCCAGACAGTTACCGATTGGttgctgtcacggagtccccgggcgctgctctggaactgctccccaccaagccaggcaggactctgggagcctcctctccctcggagcagcctgtctgcagggcaagaagctcccacggcttcacctcctgggtctctccttggagcattcagcctcctctgcccctccatgcgcttcccccagcgagtcgcccaggcggggtccggggggggggcacagggtcctgcccccccacttcgcagtcagacgtgactctcagccagccaggaacacagaggtttattcgatgccaggaacagggtctaacacagagcttgtaggtacagcgaaccggacccctcggccggttCCATTCTGgagggcagtgagccagacccccatgtctgccctcactcctcgtccccagccagctccagactgaaaccccctccagcccctcctcctctgctcagctcctttcccgggccaggaggtcacctgatccctttgtctccaacaccttcagttggcacctttgcagagggggcgtccaggccatcagttgctaggagacagtgccaggcatttaggtgcactggccccttcctctgcagcaatcccaccccctgatccaccacctagatactaaGAACtacagaggggacactgaggcaccaacacagcattcagagaaaacattaagaacagtcccagttcgtcacagttgctaaccagtttggagtggtaaagtcgaccattggactcatgttgatgcaagtttgcagggccattaatcgcatcctgctccgaaagaccatgactctggggaacgtgcaggacattgtggatggctttgcacaaatgggtttccctaactgtggaggggcgacaGATGGGacgcacattccaattctggcaccagaccacctagccaccgagtacattaatcacaaggagtatttctcaatggttctccaggcgcttgtggatcatcgtgggcgtttcacagacattaacacaggctggtccggaaaggtgcatgatgccagggccgcccagaggggggggcaaagggggcaatttgccccgggccccgggctccgcaggggcccccaagagaagagcggaggctcccgcctccgcccctctcctggagcctcagcgcatcaagcgccgagtctccggccgagcccctgagccccgccccgatccgagccgcgtggtgagggggcggggctgggagctccaacggggcctgagccccgccccgctcagagcgccgtggggagggggcggggcagctgcctccgctcggcgtggagctcccagccccgcccctcccacgcgGCTCTgcgcgggacggagctcaggccccgctggtgACGCGCTCAGTAaggggccgggagggcgggcggcgggctgcggccgggagggcgggcggccgGGCGCGGCCGGAAGGGGCCGGGCCTGGCGGGCGGCCGGGCCGcggctgggagggggagaagcgggacccgccgccgccgcgccagcacagcccagtcttcggcggcggggccccatctgttccgggacccgcgcggaagtgcccgaagacccgcggcggggggctcccgccgcgggtcttcggggcactttggcggcaggtcccggaagggaagggccccccgctgccgaagaccccgggcccccggaatcctctgggcggccctgcatgatgcacacatctttcggaacactggcctgttcaaaaagctgcaagcaggaagtttcttcccggaccagaagcTCACCGTAGGGGACGTCAAAATGCCctttgtgatcctgggagaccttgcttacccgttaatgccgtggcttacGAAGCCATACACGAGGCAACGTGACAgaagcaaggagcagttcaacaacaggctgagcaagtgcagaatggctgttgagtgcttttggccatttaaaggcccgcTGGAGTTGCTTCTATGGGAAGCTGGgcctggccaatgacaatatgCCTATGCTTATACCCGCatgctgtatgctccataatatttgtgaagggaagggtgaaagattcactcagggctggaccacagtggctcagtgcctggaggctgagtttgaacagtcagagaccagggctattagaggggcacagcgcggggccataaggatcagggataccttgaggcagcaatttgaagctgaaagccactaatatttgttgctgtgCTCAGGAGCGAAGTGTTTGTAATGCTAGGAAGTGATTGGTGCAGACAATGCAATATGTgggtttaacataattgtatgttgctgtgcagggctctttttgctttcaattaatagaataaagattgctttcaaaccaacacagtTCTTTTATTGAAAAACAACAATCAGAGGAAAgaatcaaacaaaaacaaaacagcagtgagggggatgggggaaaggaaggtcctaggaggaggaggggtcccaggatggctaaagatttgtgtatgtccagggatcatatccaaccttctcctttggcaTACAGTGCAGcgggtgctgtacttcagcagggctaaactgcagagggacgggtgttgagtgcagtgggtactgggagtctgcAGGGCTGAACTGTGacggggcaggagtggaatgcagcgagtacagactggagccacgatgctgataagagtgtgttggtggTGTCTGGGGGTTGCATGGGAAAAAGTTTTgcgacagtggctgcaggggaaggcggGCGCAGAGCTGCTCGGTTTGGAGAGCTAGTATCGCCTGGAGTGTgtctgcttggtgctccataaccCGTAAGAGCCGCTTCGTGGCTTCATTCTGGCGTGCCTCGTTCTCTTTTTGgcccctcttctcgctgtcccacgactccttcaattcctgttttttGGCTgcagagtgcatcataacctcacgGAGAAAGTCCTCctgctttctaattctgtgtAGCCGTTCAGCCAGTGATAACAAagagggcagctgggctcccacgGTCATATCTGTGAAGTTTAAaggcaacattttacagaagcagtattgtttgcaacacagacaacactgattcaatgatttaaaacacagccagtcaCTAAcaacctgtcactaactggctgaccccaggcaagcacacatgagccacaagacccccaaaatggtgagtagctgcaggggcaggggaaatcaatgttcccggaccctgctgtacactgggcacatggctcttggggagaggcAGCACTGTACGcggggcctgataatcattcctgtccccacactttccacaggatgtgatcattatagatgatatctcgctgctgagggtgagcagagaatcaagggagggtcttctccaagcctgcggCTTCCACCCTGGTCCTtttgcagcttgcctgtgtgccgCAATGgtgtcccattcccctcccatatccgcccaccccaccccccccgtgACGGCAGAGTGGCACAAgaaagttaccattaatggggcaagaaacaaagcagctctgccatagaacctgcggcagcggattgcccagtatctccaggagtgtttcctggagatctctgaggcagattcccgtgaagtgaaggagtcaatcaacaccctgttcctccgctcagactaggcatgtggggTACGCGCAttatacagacacaagcctgctttctgcaaccctcctgcccccaacaactcacttcagcgATTCCCTAAATCAaaaccacttaccaggggcctcctctcctgtttgtgcttcatCAAGCTCCAatagctgtgactggctaccttcctccagggtagagaagagctcctggctgcatgcatctctgacctccgagtcatcctctgcctctgggtcccccttcccctccacatcctcatccaagattgcctcctcctggcttggtccactctcCACTGGCACATgagccaccgaagtatccacagtATTCGCAATGGACATGGGGTCATCACCGAGTATCGTGTCCAggtctttgtagaaccggcagcttgTGGGCACAGCCCCAGAGCGGTGGTTTGCCTCCTaggccttgtggtaggcgttctgcagctccttcactgcagtgtgtcccagtcatggcccctttctctcatgcatcgtgaaatctgtccataggtatcgtaattcctacggcaggagcgcagctgggactgcataGCCTCCTCATCCCAAATgttgatgaggtccagcagctcggcactgctccaagcaggggatcgcc
This genomic stretch from Mauremys reevesii isolate NIE-2019 unplaced genomic scaffold, ASM1616193v1 Contig8, whole genome shotgun sequence harbors:
- the LOC120394819 gene encoding major histocompatibility complex class I-related gene protein-like, whose product is MRGRETSLCLFLLLLLPLPRGAFAGKGRDSVLGYSLGLLLYILPGLVSWATHSLQYFHTAVSNPEPGLPAYASVGYLDDNLFVECDSDSGLFKPRAQWIKDNVGADYWESGTKLGIAQQQVFRTSMRILMERYNQTGGFHTLQRRSGCEIRKDGSIGGSRQLAYDGDDFLSFDMNTSTWVAAVKEAEITQRRWNADTADLQYRKQYTEKECIEWLRKYHRYGKEALQGREPAAVEVSGKATPDGLTRRSCRVYGFYPRDIAVTWMKNGETREQETQRGDILPSGDGTYQIQATLEIDPKEGGRYSCLVDHSSLLEPFNVFWEPKSNVIPIVAGVIMVAAVLAAIVGIIIWRKIGSGKKGAGYLPPGSHRLEKSPRK